One window of the Prionailurus bengalensis isolate Pbe53 chromosome E1, Fcat_Pben_1.1_paternal_pri, whole genome shotgun sequence genome contains the following:
- the ST6GALNAC1 gene encoding alpha-N-acetylgalactosaminide alpha-2,6-sialyltransferase 1 isoform X2 has translation MRTCLRRPSRLDQAVQWLLLLAVLISLFFVLPSFVKEPNTKPFRRQHMDDEERSSGSPHKSARQAPPREGRTAAPASSSARGNGVQVAPAQATALPAKGDIREETGGATSTGPAPPRGPKRKDTVLDTRPPRARDGGVASEALSLRSQDARTTKGRQDQNGEPTATRTVPSKPRAKAATTARTPVPESQAEALTTPGAGSMKGVASAGMPRRETPRAKPPSTPRQARTTQRSRSLRAANFKSEPRWDFEEQYSFDMGALQTTCPDSVKVKASKSPWLRTLFLANLTLFLDSSHFNQSEWDRLEHFAPPFGFMELNYSLVQKVVTRFPPVPQQQLLLAGLPAGSSQCITCAVVGNGGILNNSHVGQEIDSHDHVFRLSGAVTKGYEQDVGTRTSFYGFTAFSLTQSLMALDGQGFRHVPLGKDVRYLHFLEGTRDYEWLEAMFLNQSLVKTSLSWFRHRPQVAFQGDPPWDRYLLLHPDSLRYMKNRFLRSKTLDTVHWRIYRPTTGALLLLTALQLCDQVSAYGFITEGHEQFSDHYYDKSWKKTVFYINHDFQLERTLWKRLHDEGIIRLYQRSVTSKPKM, from the exons ATGAGGACCTGCTTGCGGAGACCCAGTCGTCTGGACCAAGCTGTCCAATGGCTCTTGCTTTTGGCCGTGTTGATCTCCTTATTCTTTGTCCTGCCCTCCTTCGTTAAGGAACCCAATACGAAACCTTTCAG GCGTCAGCACATGGATGACGAGGAGAGATCTTCAGGGTCGCCACACAAGTCTGCACGGCAGGCTCCCCCACGGGAAGGAAGGACAGCGGCTCCTGCATCATCGTCCGCGCGAGGGAACGGCGTGCAGGTGGCCCCGGCCCAGGCCACAGCCCTCCCTGCCAAGGGGGACATCAGAGAAGAGACCGGTGGGGCCACCTCGACTGGGCCGGCCCCACCGAGGGGTCCAAAGAGGAAGGACACCGTGCTGGACACGCGGCCCCCGAGGGCACGGGATGGGGGAGTGGCCTCAGAGGCACTGTCACTGAGGAGTCAGGACGCGAGGACAACCAAAGGAAGGCAGGACCAGAATGGGGAGCCCACGGCCACCAGGACGGTGCCCTCGAAGCCTCGGGCCAAAGCGGCCACCACGGCAAGGACACCTGTGCCAGAAAGCCAGGCTGAGGCGCTGACCACCCCGGGAGCAGGGTCAATGAAAGGAGTGGCCTCGGCCGGGATGCCCCGCCGGGAGACACCCCGGGCCAAGCCACCCTCCACCCCTCGCCAGGCCCGCACCACACAGAGAAGCCGAAGTCTGCGGGCCGCCAACTTCAAGTCTGAGCCCCGGTGGGATTTCGAGGAACAATACAGCTTTGACATGGGGGCCCTACAGACG ACCTGCCCCGACTCAGTGAAGGTCAAGGCCTCCAAGTCACCCTGGCTGCGGACACTCTTTCTGGCCAACCTCACCCTCTTCCTGGACTCCAGCCACTTCAACCAGAGTGAGTGGGACCGTCTGGAGCACTTTGCGCCACCGTTTGGGTTCATGGAGCTCAACTATTCGT TGGTGCAGAAGGTCGTGACCCGCTTCCCTCCGGTGCCCCAGCAACAGCTGCTCCTGGCCGGTCTCCCCGCCGGGAGTTCCCAGTGCATCACGTGCGCCGTGGTGGGCAACGGGGGCATCTTGAACAACTCTCACGTGGGCCAGGAGATAGACAGCCATGATCACGTCTTCCG ACTGAGTGGAGCGGTCACTAAGGGCTACGAACAGGATGTGGGCACCCGGACATCGTTTTATGGCTTCACTGCCTTCTCCCTGACCCAGTCGCTTATGGCCTTGGACGGTCAGGGTTTCCGGCACGTGCCTCTGGGGAAG GACGTCCGCTACCTGCACTTCCTGGAAGGCACCCGAGACTATGAGTGGCTGGAGGCGATGTTTCTCAATCAGAGCCTGGTGAAGACTAGCCTTTCCTGGTTCAG GCACAGGCCCCAGGTGGCTTTCCAGGGAGACCCGCCATGGGACAGATACCTACTGCTGCACCCCGACTCGCTGCGGTACATGAAAAACAG GTTCCTGAGGTCCAAGACCCTGGACACTGTGCACTGGAGAATCTACCGGCCCACGACCGGCGCCCTCCTCCTGCTCACAGCCCTTCAGCTCTGTGACCAG GTGAGTGCCTATGGCTTCATCACCGAGGGCCACGAGCAATTCTCCGATCACTACTATGATAAGTCCtggaaaaaaacagtcttttaCATCAACCACGACTTCCAGTTAGAGAGAACGCTCTGGAAGCGGCTGCACGATGAAGGTATAATCCGGCTGTACCAGCGTTCCGTAACTTCCAAACCAAAGATGTGA
- the ST6GALNAC1 gene encoding alpha-N-acetylgalactosaminide alpha-2,6-sialyltransferase 1 isoform X1 produces MDDEERSSGSPHKSARQAPPREGRTAAPASSSARGNGVQVAPAQATALPAKGDIREETGGATSTGPAPPRGPKRKDTVLDTRPPRARDGGVASEALSLRSQDARTTKGRQDQNGEPTATRTVPSKPRAKAATTARTPVPESQAEALTTPGAGSMKGVASAGMPRRETPRAKPPSTPRQARTTQRSRSLRAANFKSEPRWDFEEQYSFDMGALQTTCPDSVKVKASKSPWLRTLFLANLTLFLDSSHFNQSEWDRLEHFAPPFGFMELNYSLVQKVVTRFPPVPQQQLLLAGLPAGSSQCITCAVVGNGGILNNSHVGQEIDSHDHVFRLSGAVTKGYEQDVGTRTSFYGFTAFSLTQSLMALDGQGFRHVPLGKDVRYLHFLEGTRDYEWLEAMFLNQSLVKTSLSWFRHRPQVAFQGDPPWDRYLLLHPDSLRYMKNRFLRSKTLDTVHWRIYRPTTGALLLLTALQLCDQVSAYGFITEGHEQFSDHYYDKSWKKTVFYINHDFQLERTLWKRLHDEGIIRLYQRSVTSKPKM; encoded by the exons ATGGATGACGAGGAGAGATCTTCAGGGTCGCCACACAAGTCTGCACGGCAGGCTCCCCCACGGGAAGGAAGGACAGCGGCTCCTGCATCATCGTCCGCGCGAGGGAACGGCGTGCAGGTGGCCCCGGCCCAGGCCACAGCCCTCCCTGCCAAGGGGGACATCAGAGAAGAGACCGGTGGGGCCACCTCGACTGGGCCGGCCCCACCGAGGGGTCCAAAGAGGAAGGACACCGTGCTGGACACGCGGCCCCCGAGGGCACGGGATGGGGGAGTGGCCTCAGAGGCACTGTCACTGAGGAGTCAGGACGCGAGGACAACCAAAGGAAGGCAGGACCAGAATGGGGAGCCCACGGCCACCAGGACGGTGCCCTCGAAGCCTCGGGCCAAAGCGGCCACCACGGCAAGGACACCTGTGCCAGAAAGCCAGGCTGAGGCGCTGACCACCCCGGGAGCAGGGTCAATGAAAGGAGTGGCCTCGGCCGGGATGCCCCGCCGGGAGACACCCCGGGCCAAGCCACCCTCCACCCCTCGCCAGGCCCGCACCACACAGAGAAGCCGAAGTCTGCGGGCCGCCAACTTCAAGTCTGAGCCCCGGTGGGATTTCGAGGAACAATACAGCTTTGACATGGGGGCCCTACAGACG ACCTGCCCCGACTCAGTGAAGGTCAAGGCCTCCAAGTCACCCTGGCTGCGGACACTCTTTCTGGCCAACCTCACCCTCTTCCTGGACTCCAGCCACTTCAACCAGAGTGAGTGGGACCGTCTGGAGCACTTTGCGCCACCGTTTGGGTTCATGGAGCTCAACTATTCGT TGGTGCAGAAGGTCGTGACCCGCTTCCCTCCGGTGCCCCAGCAACAGCTGCTCCTGGCCGGTCTCCCCGCCGGGAGTTCCCAGTGCATCACGTGCGCCGTGGTGGGCAACGGGGGCATCTTGAACAACTCTCACGTGGGCCAGGAGATAGACAGCCATGATCACGTCTTCCG ACTGAGTGGAGCGGTCACTAAGGGCTACGAACAGGATGTGGGCACCCGGACATCGTTTTATGGCTTCACTGCCTTCTCCCTGACCCAGTCGCTTATGGCCTTGGACGGTCAGGGTTTCCGGCACGTGCCTCTGGGGAAG GACGTCCGCTACCTGCACTTCCTGGAAGGCACCCGAGACTATGAGTGGCTGGAGGCGATGTTTCTCAATCAGAGCCTGGTGAAGACTAGCCTTTCCTGGTTCAG GCACAGGCCCCAGGTGGCTTTCCAGGGAGACCCGCCATGGGACAGATACCTACTGCTGCACCCCGACTCGCTGCGGTACATGAAAAACAG GTTCCTGAGGTCCAAGACCCTGGACACTGTGCACTGGAGAATCTACCGGCCCACGACCGGCGCCCTCCTCCTGCTCACAGCCCTTCAGCTCTGTGACCAG GTGAGTGCCTATGGCTTCATCACCGAGGGCCACGAGCAATTCTCCGATCACTACTATGATAAGTCCtggaaaaaaacagtcttttaCATCAACCACGACTTCCAGTTAGAGAGAACGCTCTGGAAGCGGCTGCACGATGAAGGTATAATCCGGCTGTACCAGCGTTCCGTAACTTCCAAACCAAAGATGTGA